A DNA window from Melospiza georgiana isolate bMelGeo1 unplaced genomic scaffold, bMelGeo1.pri scaffold_42, whole genome shotgun sequence contains the following coding sequences:
- the LOC131096515 gene encoding uncharacterized protein LOC131096515, giving the protein MATKKGSSWQHDQGGQFESIMSVAAGCLVQKGVEALFDAITSDDDDDDDLPLKGAEKILCKTLSVAAGGLAQKGVEMIFEELISKDDDDDLPLKGAEKILCKTLSVAAGCLAQKGVEALFKELTLKEESHPGLSYRDKSQKPFCADAQDARVQRCPSRGFFPAQAEGEETKNQPAEDLRRDLWEPRTYLWQSRMARTPARELRSPGTEPKMPLRF; this is encoded by the exons ATGGCCACAAAAAAGGGGAGTTCATGGCAGCATGACCAAGGAGGCCAATTTGAGTCCATAA TGTCTGTGGCTGCTGGCTGTCTGGTTCAGAAAGGTGTGGAAGCGCTATTTGACGCAATCA CatctgatgatgatgatgatgatgatcttCCTCTGAAAGGTGCAGAAAAGATACTCTGCAAAACCT TGTCTGTGGCTGCTGGCGGTCTGGCTCAGAAAGGTGTAGAAATGATATTTGAAGAACTGA TATCtaaggatgatgatgatgatcttCCTCTGAAAGGTGCAGAAAAGATACTCTGCAAAACCT TGTCTGTGGCTGCTGGCTGTCTGGCTCAGAAAGGTGTAGAAGCACTATTCAAAGAGCTAA cACTAAAGGAGGAATCTCACCCTGGGCTTAGCTACAGGGACAAAAGCCAGAAGCCTTTCTGTGCAG ATGCCCAGGATGCCAGGGTGCAGAGATGTCCCAGCAGGGGGTTTTTCCCAGCACAAGCAGaaggagaggaaacaaaaaaccaacctgCAGAAGACCTAAGAAGAGACCTGTGGGAACCCAGAACATATCTCTGGCAgtccaggatggccaggacccctgccagggagctcagaagccctggcacagagcccaaaatgcccctgcggttttga